One genomic window of Halobellus limi includes the following:
- a CDS encoding (R)-citramalate synthase, which yields MVDLFGGNPNNPLASTVDSDDSVQLLDTTLRDGEQAPGVSLTPDEKADIARSLDRANIEFIEAGSACTGEGERETIRQVTALDLDATVTSFARGVQNDIDLALDCDVDGVTIVVPASDKHIERKVGTTHDEVVENTADLVEYAKDHGLWVEVIGEDGSRADLDFLERLMREALDAGADRSCFADTVGHATPETAYEYVSRLAELGPVSTHTHDDLGLGMTNVWASLAAGADLVHGTINGIGERAGNVALEEVAIALAHGYDVETAKLEDLYDLAQQVSHATGVPLPPNKAVVGENAFTHESGIHTDGTLKDDTMYEPYPPELVGRERRLVLGKHAGRAGVRAALDEHDVDVSEEELAAIVERVKRLGDRDKRVTDADLLAIAEDVQGRERDRYVELLDLTAASGGGTPTASVRLRVGEQERVASGTGSGPVDAAVEAVRAALGSEADAQLESYHVDAITGGTDAVVTVEVEMSKGDRTVTVATSDSDITRCSVDAMVEALDRLLGSAAVGPDAESEGATIADD from the coding sequence GTGGTCGATTTATTCGGGGGTAACCCCAACAACCCCTTAGCATCCACCGTGGATTCTGACGACTCCGTACAGCTACTGGACACGACGCTGCGCGACGGCGAGCAAGCCCCGGGTGTGTCGCTGACGCCCGACGAGAAGGCCGACATCGCGCGCTCGCTGGACCGGGCGAACATCGAGTTCATCGAGGCCGGCAGCGCCTGCACCGGCGAGGGAGAGCGCGAGACCATCCGGCAGGTGACCGCGCTCGACCTCGACGCGACGGTGACGAGCTTCGCTCGGGGCGTGCAAAACGACATCGACCTCGCGCTCGACTGCGACGTCGACGGCGTGACGATCGTCGTCCCCGCCAGCGACAAGCACATCGAGCGGAAGGTCGGCACCACCCACGACGAGGTGGTCGAGAACACCGCCGACCTCGTCGAGTACGCGAAGGACCACGGCCTCTGGGTCGAGGTCATCGGCGAGGACGGCTCCCGCGCGGATCTCGACTTCCTCGAACGCCTGATGCGCGAGGCGCTCGACGCCGGCGCGGACCGCTCCTGTTTCGCCGACACCGTCGGGCACGCCACGCCGGAGACGGCCTACGAGTACGTCTCTCGACTGGCCGAACTCGGGCCGGTGTCGACGCACACCCACGACGACCTCGGCCTGGGAATGACGAACGTCTGGGCCAGCCTCGCCGCGGGCGCGGACCTCGTCCACGGCACGATCAACGGCATCGGCGAGCGCGCCGGCAACGTCGCCCTCGAAGAGGTCGCGATCGCCCTGGCGCACGGCTACGACGTCGAGACCGCCAAACTGGAGGACCTCTACGACCTCGCACAGCAGGTCTCCCACGCGACGGGCGTCCCGCTGCCGCCGAACAAGGCGGTCGTCGGCGAGAACGCCTTCACGCACGAGAGCGGCATCCACACCGACGGGACGCTCAAGGACGACACGATGTACGAGCCCTACCCGCCGGAGCTGGTGGGTCGCGAGCGGCGGCTCGTCCTCGGCAAGCACGCCGGCCGCGCCGGCGTCCGCGCCGCGCTCGACGAGCACGACGTCGACGTGAGCGAGGAGGAACTCGCCGCGATCGTCGAGCGGGTGAAGCGCCTCGGCGACCGCGACAAGCGCGTCACCGACGCCGACCTGCTGGCGATCGCCGAGGACGTCCAGGGCCGCGAACGCGACCGGTACGTCGAACTGCTCGACCTCACCGCCGCGTCGGGCGGCGGCACGCCGACCGCCTCGGTCCGCCTCCGCGTCGGCGAGCAGGAGCGCGTCGCCTCCGGCACCGGCAGCGGCCCCGTCGACGCCGCCGTCGAGGCCGTCCGGGCCGCGCTCGGCTCCGAGGCCGACGCGCAACTGGAATCGTACCACGTCGACGCGATCACCGGCGGGACCGACGCCGTCGTCACCGTCGAGGTGGAGATGTCGAAGGGCGACCGGACGGTCACCGTCGCGACCTCCGACTCGGACATCACCCGCTGCAGCGTCGACGCGATGGTCGAGGCGCTCGACCGGCTGCTCGGGAGCGCCGCCGTCGGGCCCGACGCCGAGTCCGAGGGCGCGACCATCGCCGACGACTGA